From the Eschrichtius robustus isolate mEscRob2 chromosome 19, mEscRob2.pri, whole genome shotgun sequence genome, the window CTGttactctctgggcctcggttttactatctgtaaaatgggtctgaGGATGGTTCAGCTACCTAGTCTCTGCCTGGAGTCTCTCCAAAGCCAGGAGTCAGGGGAAGGAGAAAAGTGAGACTTTTAcaacttgtctttttctttcccctaCCCCCAGGAAGCCCCTCTGGGAGCCCCTCCCCAGCCATGGACAAGCCCAGTCTTCCAGAGCTCCAACAGCCTCTGCTGGTGGGTGTAGGCGGTGAGCCCCCTGTCCAGAAGCCTGGCGAGCCTGAGCCAGGGCCTCCCTTTCGAGAGACAGCCTTTGCAGAATCACTGAGGAGTTGGCAGTTCTTGCCACCATCTCTTCCTTCTGTGAGTGCTGTACTGGGGGAGCCAGGGCTCCCCGACCTTGAGGTAGGAGCAGGACCACTAAGGTAGGCTCCTTagtgggagctgggggagggggctggaggtgAATCCAGCTGTGGCCAACATCCGGCAGGCTGCTGGCCAACTCCAGCTGCCAGCTGCTGGCCTGGAGTCTCGCTTCACAACTGCGTGTGGCCTTCCTGGGTTTCCAGGTGTGGTTTTTCCTGTTCTCCATCCCACCTggcttctttacctttttctctcCAGATTCATCTCTCATCTTTGTTCCCTTTGGCTCTGTTTGTCTTCCCTCTGATTTCTGACCCCCCTGTTCTCTATCAGTCTATCTCTTTCCAAAGCCGATgcatctctgtgcctctgttctctgtctctcttttttccagttaatgtcattttttataatttcttattcCTTGTGCATATTGTCAAGCATGTCTTTTATTTGCTAAACATGGTTTTCCAGTTGCTATTGCCATATAAGAAATCACCCCCAAAgcttagtagcttaaaataacaacaatCATCATGGCTCATGGTTTCCATGGGTTGGGAACTTGGGAAGGACTTGGGTGGTTCTGCCTCAGGGTCTTTCATGAGGTTGCGGTCAGCCAGTGGCTCGAGGTGGAACAGTCAGGGTCTGAAGCAGCTGGGGTCTCGTTGACTATCTCTCTCTTAATGTAGTCTCAGGGCTTCTGCAGGAGTCTCCCCATGTGGGCTGGTTTGGGCTTACAGCATGGCGGCTTCAGGGCAGCCAGACTCCTTATGTGCCTCCAACCTCCAGCAGGAGTGTTTCAGCAAAGCAGAAGCTGCCTCACCTTTTCTGACTTATGCTTGCAAGTCGTGTTGCATTACTTCCACCACATTCTATCAATTACAAATGAATCATAGCCTGCCCAGACTCAAGGAAAGTGGACATAGACCTCACCCCTGATGAGAAAGATTATCAGTCAGATGGGTGTGGCCATTTTTGGAAACACAGTCTGCCACACTGTGGCAGTAAGCTTTGCTTTGACCTGGTTTGTGTCAAATAATCCCATTATTTGAAGACTTTGAGGGCCTTATTATTTCTGCTAGTTCTCCTCCATGGTTCCTGTGTGCCTGGTTATCTTTGACTAAATGCTGGTCATTGTATTTGAAAAATTGTTTTGAGGCCTAGAACGAAAGTACCTTCCTCAGGAGAGGATTTGGTTTGCTTTTGTCAGCTGTCTGGGGGTACTACCAGTTAAAGATCATTTGTAATCTAGTTCAAGGTCTGAATGAAAGGTTAATTTTTCATTCAGGGATTGGTAAATGCCTGCAGGGCAGAAGGGGCCTTCTCTGTTCATTTGACCTCTCTGTTAAATTAACCTTGATTTTCACTTCAGTTTTGGCTTTACAGTAACTCCTTAAAGTCTTGTGAGCTATTTGatgcaagattaaaaaaaatacatttttaacctAGAACCTGTAGTTTCAGCAGGTTTGTCCTGGTAATTTAGGCCACCACAGCTGGCTCCCCTAATCGCCATCTTTTTGCAGGGTCCAGTCCCCATTGGTTTCTGTCTCCACTTCAGCGGTTTTTAACTCAGAGCTTATAAGCAGCTGTAGTATCCATGAGTGGACCTGTGAACTCCTTGAAATTGAACTCAAAGCTTTTGAGTGTGGGTGAGGCttttctctggagacagggtccaGAGCTTCCCGTCAGAGGGATACAGGATGTGGGCAAGTCAAGAGCCTACCTCTTGGAACACTTTTCTCTCTTGGTGTCTTTGGGGGCATGGGGAGTGGAGCAGTGGGGCAAGGAAGATGGGTGGAGATGACCACTTAGGCTGTCTCCTGCCCATAGGATGTGTCACCCAGTGACAGTGACTCGGACTGGGATGGGGGCGGCCTTCTCTCCCCACTCCTACCCCACGACCACCTCGGCTTGGCTGTCTTCTCCATGCTGTGCTGTTTCTGGCCCGTGGGCATTGCCGCCTTCTGCCTGGCCCAGAAGGTCAGTCTGTGGGTGGAGCTGGGAGGGGGTTGGATatagaagagaaaaatgcattcaaaagaaaagaaaaaaagaggaggcatgcttgggggaaaaaaaaagtgatggagaaaaggaTTTACATAGAAACATGCAGGGGTAAAAtgaggcatttttcacagagggCAGCCCAGAGTGGTGGTTAAGAACCTGAGCTCCAATCCTAGGCCTGCCACCCTCTGGTAAGGTTGTGGGCAAGCCGGTTAAACTCCcggtgcctcattttcctcatctgtaaaatgggaatgaataATTCCTGCCTCAGGGTCATTGTGAGGCTCAGCGAGTTAGAACTGTGgcatatagtaatatatatatatatattttttattagtcACCCAGTATCCCCAGTGCCCAACTGTACCTGACCCACAGTAGCTACTCCCTATGTTTTTGGAACATATGAATGAATACATGGGTGTGTTGGGTGGGGGAGGCGTCGGGCTGCGGGAAGCAGGGTGGGATGAGGGGATACCTGAGTCACCGCTGCACCACCTCCACAGACCAACAAGGCTTGGGCCAAGGGGGACGTCCAGG encodes:
- the TMEM91 gene encoding transmembrane protein 91; its protein translation is MAVGGSPSGSPSPAMDKPSLPELQQPLLVGVGGEPPVQKPGEPEPGPPFRETAFAESLRSWQFLPPSLPSVSAVLGEPGLPDLEDVSPSDSDSDWDGGGLLSPLLPHDHLGLAVFSMLCCFWPVGIAAFCLAQKTNKAWAKGDVQGAGAASRRAFLLGVLAVGLGVCMYAAALVTLAAYLASRDPP